One segment of Podospora pseudopauciseta strain CBS 411.78 chromosome 5 map unlocalized CBS411.78m_5.2, whole genome shotgun sequence DNA contains the following:
- a CDS encoding uncharacterized protein (COG:S; EggNog:ENOG503NZ3K) has translation MFRWYREAQVCYAYLSDVNHDDDHRAKESGFGLSRWFTRGWTIQELITPPIVYFFASDWQEIGSGHGLLELIVDITRIHHGFFISANLSIFQRMAYCLLGIFDINMPLLYGEGYRAFQRLQEEIPKDIEDDSIFYHGGIERSILAYEPRNFKNSSNVVAGSWPYSSQNLKGIMARNISVNKKRIQMTVMAFRDPSGDSNILTVLLNCAAASDVGRASSCLDFMETSPGILASFYQEGLDRWEQRVTATMQLVHEALPMAITLVQNGVDFSSESNWETGLRLTPNLSHMITIKGLIQSSTIYIIADVSLPRDFLGRWDQNGDKARWYLSVSPWLDGLKPFSLLYSNEQGKSFMLVMIPSVAHIETRLYTNIPSWKGRD, from the exons ATGTTTCGGTGGTATCGCGAAGCTCAGGTCTGCTATGCCTACCTGAGCGACGTCAATCACGACGATGACCACCGTGCCAAAGAGAGTGGCTTTGGGCTTTCTCGATGGTTCACCCGTGGTTGGACGATTCAAGAACTTATCACTCCTCCAATCGTATACTTCTTTGCTTCAGACTGGCAAGAGATAGGTTCAGGGCACGGCCTCCTGGAACTTATTGTCGATATTACGCGCATCCACCACGGGTTTTTCATCTCCGCAAACCTATCCATATTTCAGC GCATGGCATATTGTCTTTTGGGTATCTTCGACATCAACATGCCACTCTTATACGGAGAGGGCTACCGGGCCTTTCAGAGACTCCAAGAAGAGATACCCAAAGATATTGAAGATGATTCCATATTCTACCACGGCGGAATCGAAAGATCCATCCTGGCTTACGAACCCAGGAACTTTAAAAACAGCAGCAACGTGGTTGCTGGCAGCTGGCCGTACAGCTCGCAGAACCTCAAGGGCATCATGGCCCGAAATATCTCAGTGAACAAAAAGCGAATCCAAATGACCGTTATGGCATTTCGAGACCCTTCAGGTGACTCTAACATACTTACGGTGTTACTCAACTGTGCAGCCGCAAGTGATGTGGGTAGGGCTAGTTCGTGCTTGGATTTCATGGAGACATCTCCAGGAATCCTCGCCAGCTTTTATCAAGAAGGACTTGATCGGTGGGAACAAAGAGTGACGGCCACAATGCAGCTCGTGCATGAGGCTCTTCCCATGGCGATTACCTTGGTACAAAACGGCGTCGATTTCAGCTCCGAGTCAAATTGGGAAACCGGGCTGAGATTGACGCCGAATTTGTCCCATATGATTACGATCAAGGGCCTGATCCAATCGTCCACCATCTATATCATAGCTGATGTCAGTTTGCCGCGAGACTTTCTTGGTCGGTGGGATCAGAATGGCGACAAGGCTCGCTGGTATCTTTCGGTTAGTCCTTGGCTGGACGGCCTAAAGCCCTTTTCATTGCTGTATTCTAATGAGCAAGGGAAATCCTTTATGCTTGTTATGATCCCAAGTGTGGCTCACATAGAAACACGACTTTACACTAATATCCCCTCATGGAAGGGCAGAGACTAG
- a CDS encoding uncharacterized protein (COG:S; EggNog:ENOG503P1CC) codes for MGFRNLRAIQLPVALLALVQSGCCQDTTEILVEKLQWTAPRKELTAHFLENTNGPWEQLSTLLGTYDLSNITKDQIILPMYPSPWTNISTIWWTRVVDYQKMEEFSRESRWVTGYFASSWDPSIQAGARLPDWDLSMPYGNGNFTEFLHVKTPLIALNHSRLYLEAEIAIEFTHGDMLALAPPGDGEPDSRSIIQQVKDAGRIRSNSFGLYVGRPDWKLPSKMFLGGYDSNRIEGDFLMFDTMDQPEFVHQGYLPRLYLSDVTLGSFEKSRDGFAFDWATRESPNRTIMGEISESSRMTNLSLLQLPRPAAPERRQFFEVEGHIPGAALVVPDPTIPHIYLPPNTCDNAAKDLPIHWDDRLKLWLWDTSDPGYKRLMKAPAYMGFTLQNAFSPGSVKVKSLTIQVPLWLLDIEMDTRLNGIDAKLRYFPCKSAEAWEGYYKLGRAFLQSAFLGVNYDDNLFYMAQTIGPDVFDPKERLISFRPEFQEHAGKHDRDAEWIQYWASYWNRDDDDRGSGSTGSGGPTGSTGVSGSSSDSGRREMTGLILGIVAGCLVVITVGCAFYVRHKRRAKLTELDRELIRSDNGTAGGRVSRSAAATASRPVATTASPPAAAPTSNRVATPPVYKEEPDEAPPPYRP; via the coding sequence ATGGGTTTCCGCAACCTACGGGCAATCCAGCTGCCTGTAGCCCTACTTGCCCTGGTGCAATCAGGATGCTGCCAGGACACCACCGAGATCCTCGTCGAAAAGCTTCAATGGACTGCTCCACGAAAAGAACTGACCGCACATTTTCTCGAAAACACCAATGGGCCATGGGAGCAGCTTTCGACCCTGTTGGGGACTTACGATTTGTCCAACATTACAAAAGACCAGATTATCTTGCCAATGTATCCCTCACCGTGGACCAACATCTCAACAATCTGGTGGACTAGAGTCGTTGACTACCAGAAGATGGAAGAGTTTTCCCGAGAAAGTCGCTGGGTAACAGGTTACTTTGCCTCAAGTTGGGATCCTTCCATCCAAGCGGGTGCCAGGCTGCCGGACTGGGACCTATCTATGCCATATGGCAACGGCAACTTTACAGAATTCCTCCACGTCAAAACCCCTCTTATTGCCCTCAACCACTCCAGGCTGTACCTAGAAGCCGAGATTGCCATCGAGTTTACACACGGAGATATGCTTGCTCTTGCGCCCCCTGGAGATGGAGAACCTGATTCGCGCAGCATTATCCAGCAGGTCAAAGACGCCGGCCGAATCCGCAGCAACTCCTTTGGACTGTACGTGGGACGACCGGACTGGAAGTTGCCCAGCAAGATGTTCCTGGGAGGATATGACAGTAACCGGATAGAGGGGGACTTTCTCATGTTCGACACCATGGACCAGCCCGAGTTCGTCCACCAGGGCTATCTTCCGCGATTGTACCTGAGTGACGTAACATTGGGCTCCTTTGAGAAATCTCGAGACGGGTTTGCCTTTGACTGGGCCACCCGCGAGAGCCCCAACCGGACCATCATGGGCGAGATATCCGAGTCCAGTCGAATGACCAATTTGAGTCTCTTGCAACTTCCCCGACCGGCAGCACCCGAGAGGAGGCAATTTTTTGAAGTCGAAGGGCACATACCTGGCGCTGCGCTGGTTGTGCCGGACCCGACGATACCTCACATATACCTGCCCCCCAACACCTGCGACAACGCGGCGAAGGATCTTCCGATTCACTGGGATGACAGGCTCAAGCTTTGGCTGTGGGACACGTCCGACCCCGGGTATAAACGCCTCATGAAGGCTCCGGCATATATGGGGTTTACCTTGCAGAACGCGTTCAGTCCCGGATCTGTCAAGGTCAAATCGCTCACGATCCAGGTACCCCTGTGGCTTCTCGACATCGAAATGGACACCCGGCTCAATGGCATTGACGCGAAACTTCGGTACTTCCCCTGCAAGTCAGCAGAAGCTTGGGAGGGCTACTATAAACTAGGCCGCGCCTTTCTTCAGTCTGCCTTTCTCGGCGTCAACTACGACGACAATTTGTTTTACATGGCGCAGACGATTGGTCCCGACGTATTTGACCCCAAGGAGAGGTTAATAAGTTTCCGACCTGAATTTCAGGAGCATGCCGGGAAGCACGACAGGGACGCGGAGTGGATTCAGTATTGGGCCAGCTACTGGAATCGCGATGACGATGACCGAGGATCTGGGTCGACAGGTTCAGGAGGTCCAACTGGCTCCACAGGAGTGTCGGGCAGCTCCTCGGACAGTGGTAGGAGGGAGATGACTGGGCTCATCCTTGGGATCGTGGCGGGCTGTCTGGTGGTGATCACGGTGGGGTGCGCGTTTTATGTGCGGCATAAACGGAGAGCGAAGCTCACGGAGCTGGATCGGGAGCTTATACGATCTGACAATGGGACAGCTGGTGGCCGAGTTTCACGGTCAGCTGCTGCTACGGCTTCACGGCCAGTTGCTACTACGGCCTCACCGCCAGCGGCGGCTCCGACTTCGAACAGAGTGGCGACACCACCTGTGTACAAGGAAGAGCCAGATgaggctcctcctccatatAGGCCATGA
- a CDS encoding uncharacterized protein (EggNog:ENOG503P15Y), with product MADAGPPSPEAIAAAVAAARTFNITLWTLYAIGVCTTALRTYSRFDQVGFSNFETDDYLVWVAVLLYTLQACLGYQIGNLAQGLANNGMTDEQRMSLLPSDPEWDRRVIGSKVQVMGWTSYSTLMLVLKLAMLFFYLRLTNGLGRRYRMRVHAGFVIIIAGWLASVLAVFVGCMPFHKYWQINPNPGNSCQPAIAGPIVWASFAANVTSDIYLIVIPLPLLWGSRLRLVEKIGSTLVLSAGIFVLVCATLKTIFVITDDVNGAELAGAWGTREAFVAVVTTNLPMVFPLFKSWLRPLFGSTSQRTTDNKYKTPEGFRSIGGGGGGGSNSHSQFRRGNGNNSNILTNVTFTESEERIVNEIKMQNMKTDVSGGARSMHTKEADHKGIVVLTEFDVSEDARSVQNSEAAAPAKPKETW from the exons ATGGCAGACGCAGGCCCACCATCTCCCGAGGCCatcgcggcggcggtggccgCTGCGCGGACATTCAACATCACTCTCTGGACGCTGTATGCGATAGGCGTATGCACCACGGCCCTGCGTACGTACTCTCGCTTTGACCAGGTTGGCTTCTCCAACTTTGAAACAGACGACTACCTCGTGTGGGTGGCAGTT CTTCTCTACACCCTCCAAGCATGTCTGGGCTACCAAATCGGCAACCTTGCCCAAGGCCTGGCAAACAACGGCATGACGGATGAGCAGCGGATGTCGCTGCTTCCCAGTGACCCAGAATGGGACAGGAGAGTCATCGGTTCCAAGGTCCAGGTGATGGGATGGACCTCCTACTCGACCCTGATGCTGGTCCTCAAGCTGGCCATGTTGTTCTTCTACCTGCGGTTGACG AACGGCCTCGGTCGTCGTTACCGCATGCGCGTCCACGCTGGGTTCGTGATCATCATCGCCGGTTGGCTCGCCTCCGTCTTGGCTGTCTTCGTCGGCTGCATGCCCTTCCACAAATACTGGCagatcaaccccaacccaggcAACAGTTGCCAGCCCGCCATCGCCGGTCCCATCGTCTGGGCTTCCTTCGCCGCGAACGTCACATCCGACATCTACCTTATTGTCATTCCACTTCCTCTTCTCTGGGGTTCCCGCCTCCGTCTGGTAGAGAAGATCGGTTCCACCCTCGTTCTGAGCGCCGGCATCTTTGTCCTCGTTTGCGCCACTTTGAAGACCATCTTTGTCATCACT GACGACGTCAACGGCGCCGAGCTCGCTGGCGCATGGGGCACCCGCGAAGCCTTCGTCGCCGTCGtaaccaccaacctccccatggtcttccccctcttcaaaTCCTGGCTCAGACCCCTCTTCGGCTCCACCTCGCAGCGCACCACCGACAACAAGTACAAGACCCCGGAGGGTTTCCGCtccatcggcggcggcggcggcggcggctccAACTCGCACTCCCAGTTCAGGAGGGGCAACGGGAACAACTCGAATATTTTGACCAATGTCACCTTTACCGAGAGCGAGGAGAGGATTGTGAATGAGATCAAGATGCAGAACATGAAGACTGATGTTTCGGGGGGCGCGAGGAGTATGCATACCAAGGAGGCGGACCACAAGGGAATTGTTGTGTTGACCGAGTTTGATGTGAGTGAGGATGCGAGGAGTGTGCAGAATAGTgaggcggcggcgccggcgaaGCCGAAAGAGACTTGGTGA
- a CDS encoding uncharacterized protein (CAZy:AA7; EggNog:ENOG503NXRX; COG:C), with translation MRWLKSTLVAAASWSVASAQLPEQEDPDFAPTPIEYAVDTLSRAPGCNIADFWRLARQLSPGTEIRYPNTTEFDAATERWSNVGGGVPYVDISVAPETEQDVMKLVRIANNCNVPFLAYNGRHGAITTLGQMNWGISIDLKKLSGVSISGNGQTATVLGGTNSKVLIDHLWAAGKQAVTGTCECVSYMGPALGGGHGWLQGHHGLIADQFVSAKIVTADGQLRTINSNSDLWWALKGAGHNFGIVTSVTIKIFPIVHTNWAITTLMYTGDKVEALYQAANDYLLQNGTQPVDIINWSYWMNIPPIDPTGPVVEFYIIQEGVTAVDTAYTAPFIALGPISVTNNTGTYKDVSSWVGISLDGPPCQKTGAANPRFPLYLPEYNPSAMAEVYEAFKEGTNSSSPFANSLFMFEGYSMQGVKAVDAASTAYAFREDNLLTAPLVQYTPGNAALDAQAQAFGNQLRNILHAGSGRSQKHIYLNYAYGDETKEEMYGHESWRSAKLLQLKDKYDSRRRFNFYGPAA, from the exons ATGCGCTGGCTCAAGAGCACTCTTGTCGCCGCGGCCTCGTGGTCCGTGGCTTCTGCCCAGCTCCCGGAGCAGGAGGACCCAGACTTCGCACCTACTCCCATCGAGTACGCCGTCGACACCTTGTCCCGCGCTCCGGGATGCAACATTGCTGACTTTTGGCGTCTTGCCCGTCAACTGTCCCCCGGAACCGAGATTCGTtatcccaacaccaccgagtTTGACGCCGCCACCGAGAGATGGTCCAACGTGGGCGGGGGTGTTCCCTACGTTGACATTAGCGTCGCCCCCGAGACTGAGCAGGATGTGATGAAGCTT GTGCGCATTGCCAACAACTGCAATGTTCCCTTCTTGGCCTACAACGGCCGCCATGGTGCCATTACCACCTTGGGCCAGATGAACTGGGGTATTTCCATCGACCTGAAGAAGTTGTCAGGTGTCAGCATCTCGGGCAATGGGCAGACTGCTACTGTCCTCGGTGGCACCAACTCCAAGGTCCTCATCGACCACCTTTGGGCTGCCGGCAAGCAGGCCGTGACCGGTACCTGCGAGTGCGTCAGCTACATGGGTCCCGCTCTCGGCGGCGGCCACGGATGGCTGCAAGGCCACCACGGCCTCATTGCTGATCAGTTTGTCTCGGCCAAGATCGTCACTGCCGACGGCCAGCTCCGCAccatcaactccaactcTGACCTGTGGTGGGCCCTCAAGGGCGCTGGCCACAACTTTGGTATCGTCACTTCTgtcaccatcaagatcttccCTATTGTCCACACCAACTgggccatcaccaccttgaTGTACACTGGTGACAAGGTCGAGGCTCTCTACCAGGCCGCCAACGACTACCTCCTCCAGAACGGCACCCAGCCTGTTGACATCATCAACTGGTCGTACTGGATGAACATTCCCCCCATTGACCCCACCGGCCCCGTTGTTGAGTTTTACATCATCCAGGAGGGTGTCACTGCTGTCGACACTGCCTACACCGCCCCCTTCATTGCTCTCGGCCCCATCTctgtcaccaacaacactggtACCTACAAGGATGTCTCCAGCTGGGTCGGCATCTCCCTCGATGGCCCCCCGTGCCAGAAGACCGGTGCTGCCAACCCCCGCTTCCCTCTGTACCTCCCCGAGTACAACCCCTCCGCCATGGCCGAGGTCTACGAGGCCTTCAAGGAGGGCACCAACTCCTCGTCCCCCTTCGCCAACTCCCTCTTCATGTTCGAGGGTTACTCCATGCAGGGTGTCAAGGCTGTCGAtgccgcctccaccgcctaTGCGTTCCGCGAggacaacctcctcactgCTCCTCTTGTGCAGTACACTCCTGGCAATGCCGCTCTTGATGCCCAGGCCCAGGCCTTTGGCAACCAGCTTCGCAACATTCTGCACGCTGGCAGCGGCCGCAGCCAGAAGCACATTTACCTCAACTATGCCTATGGTGatgagaccaaggaggaaaTGTACGGCCACGAGAGCTGGAGAAGCGCCAAGCTTTTGCAGTTGAAGGACAAGTACGACTCTAGACGTCGTTTCAACTTCTACGGCCCTGCTGCTTAG
- a CDS encoding uncharacterized protein (COG:S; EggNog:ENOG503P0PN), which translates to MAAAKMFSKLGNDNFRSMQFSDGRDVHRMKPSYLRGEIPADSQYKGTQARTLHWIALPYFSAEPYSGLEAGAGSASAVPAPTLLQSQFSHVAKSRDLRQAVCGIGNNLQQEVCLHVPQLWCLIFDNALIVTYINLPDKYFPGDYVIKTTGSLDVLAGVLRTKKILVCFGTCVMWSIPLHECQTWFALTSRFSEFWPQKFELLHKKRKITVKDWPAIWDRARHVKNHVKLELYLGYVLGTWIYRSIFRFRVTDLPSARLMAPQRGRLLPDIASKGKGNMQNSTSSAHEDTSTKPGTAGDGGSTSATVETTDGRFTNANGFAIFTCMTGVLTPNSDDSVEDALLEQLVEIRDWLLYMPSFGDAKAYKSCTKDTRASVRRYLEKRAAELSSVESQGRKDQRAQRDFEDRIDIFNAAETIFAFFLPLDFDGPTVRRYWGAVRTIIGEKREGQHRYQASMYTIRHQLRMQALDLSQLSEILSAAHGADRAQITVPAQIIDAWIHLLLGLASFPRDSDRSERLIGDARRAATEGANIIITSLSPKSLVENSVILPLEIFSLISLKVIQSAPNVPDSPSNKEKANTYSDVAQIYRNRLDKIETDISKRPSDRVNEENLKLVGEEIQAILQTLLQQYVIFSLLLENASLAIDNTTTFKEKPIVQAAGHSKSMPVFIQSWSRDREPGYRGHQHRETEVRAWEYGREHSKFDMYDNPFAFDLASEDSLFKVKPTDPGGYRKLLLLECHSKTDLLKQEFHQLGASADTTKFRQDKAIYAFTIVTVIFLPLSAISSIFGMNTADIRDMEDSQWIYWATAIPVTLAVILFGLYWMGELGNTFKWVFWSLGSWIFRKVAGDREKGREIVDRWFGQTDPVPLGLPSHMQLAYPIGPERRPTYNPERPARSVSSDESVDIRYRSRFV; encoded by the exons ATGGCAGCGGCAAAGATGTTCTCGAAGCTAGGGAATGACAACTTTCGGTCGATGCAGTTCTCGGACGGTCGAGATGTACACCGAATGAAGCCATCTTATCTTCGTGGAGAGATCCCAGCAGACAGCCAGTACAAGGGCACACAAGCTCGAACTTTGCACTGGATCGCACTTCCGTATTTCAGCGCTGAACCATACTCAGGCCTCGAAGCCGGTGCCGGAAGTGCCTCCGCCGTCCCAGCCCCCACCCTGCTACAAAGCCAGTTCTCCCACGTCGCCAAAAGTCGAGATCTAAGACAGGCCGTTTGCGGGATTGGAAATAATCTACAGCAGGAGGTTTGCCTTCACGTCCCACAACTTTGGTGTCTGATATTTGACAATG CGCTCATCGTCACATACATCAACCTGCCAGACAAATATTTCCCTGGTGACTATGTCATCAAGACAACCGGGTCATTGGACGTCCTCGCGGGGGTTTTACGAACCAAGAAGATTCTGGTCTGTTTTGGAACTTGTGTCATGTGGTCGATACCGCTACATGAATGCCAGACATGGTTT GCTTTGACATCTCGTTTCAGCGAGTTCTGGCCTCAGAAGTTCGAGCTCCTTCACAAAAAACGAAAGATCACGGTAAAAGATTGGCCGGCAATTTGGGACCGCGCTCGACATGTCAAAAATCATGTTAAGCTGGAACTCTACTTGGGGTACGTGTTAGGGACCTGGATCTACCGTTCTATATTCAGGTTTCGAGTGACTGACTTGCCGAGTGCACGACTTATGGCGCCACAGCGCGGAAGACTACTCCCTGACATTGCGAgcaaagggaaagggaatATGCAGAACTCAACAAGTTCCGCGCATGAAGACACTTCAACGAAACCCGGTACTGCAGGAGATGGCGGCTCAACATCTGCAACTGTCGAGACCACCGACGGAAGATTCACCAACGCCAACGGGTTTGCTATCTTTACTTGTATGACTGGCGTATTGACCCCAAACTCCGATGACAGCGTTGAAGATGCATTACTCGAGCAGCTTGTGGAAATCCGTGATTGGCTGCTCTACATGCCGAGCTTCGGTGACGCGAAAGCCTACAAGTCGTGTACTAAAGATACGCGTGCCTCTGTGCGTCGCTACCTGGAGAAACGGGCGGCGGAGCTGAGTTCTGTCGAGTCGCAAGGTCGAAAAGACCAGCGTGCCCAGCGTGACTTTGAGGACAGGATTGACATCTTCAATGCTGCCGAAACAATCTttgccttcttcctccccctaGACTTTGATGGGCCGACCGTGAGGAGATATTGGGGGGCTGTCAGGACCATCATCGGA GAGAAACGCGAGGGTCAACATCGGTACCAAGCTTCCATGTATACCATCCGACATCAGCTGAGAATGCAAGCCTTGGACTTGAGTCAGCTCAGCGAGATTCTCTCTGCCGCCCATGGCGCCGATCGTGCTCAGATCACCGTGCCGGCCCAGATTATCGACGCCTGGATCCATCTACTTCTGGGCCTGGCCAGCTTCCCAAGAGACAGTGACCGTTCCGAGCGGCTGATTGGCGATGCGAGACGAGCTGCAACAGAGGGCGCCAACATAATCATCACCTCACTCTCCCCCAAGTCTCTCGTTGAGAATTCCGTCATCCTGCCCCTGGAGATATTCTCCTTGATTAGCTTGAAGGTCATACAAAGCGCCCCCAATGTACCTGATTCACCCTCGAACAAGGAAAAAGCGAACACATACAGCGACGTTGCTCAGATCTACCGCAACCGTCTCGACAAAATT GAGACGGACATATCGAAGAGACCAAGTGACAGGGTCAATGAAGAGAACCTCAAACTCGTCGGTGAGGAAATCCAAGCCATATTGCAGACACTCCTCCAGCAATACGTCATATTTTCTCTGCTCTTGGAGAATGCGAGTCTTGCGATCGACAATACTACCACTTTTAAAGAAAAACCGATTGTCCAGGCTGCCGGTCACTCCAAGTCTATGCCGGTGTTCATCCAGTCGTGGAGCCGCGACCGTGAGCCTGGTTATCGAGGTCATCAACACCGAGAGACAGAGGTTCGGGCTTGGGAGTATGGTCGGGAGCATTCAAAGTTCGACATGTACGACAACCCTTTCGCATTTGACCTGGCCAGCGAGGATAGCCTGTTCAAAGTCAAACCAACCGACCCCGGCGGATATCGaaagcttcttcttctcgaatGCCACTCCAAGACTGACCTTTTGAAGCAAGAGTTCCATCAGCTGGGAGCTAG CGCAGACACGACAAAATTCCGACAAGACAAAGCCATCTACGCCTTCACTATTGTCACCGTCATCTTTCTCCCCCTAAGCGCCATATCCAGCATCTTTGGCATGAACACGGCCGATATCAGGGACATGGAGGATAGCCAGTGGATCTATTGGGCCACGGCCATCCCGGTGACGCTCGCTGTGATATTGTTCGGTCTTTACTGGATGGGTGAGCTGGGAAATACCTTTAAGTGGGTGTTTTGGAGTTTGGGATCTTGGATATTCCGTAAAGTGGCGGGAGACCGCGAAAAGGGACGGGAGATAGTGGACAGGTGGTTTGGACAGACGGACCCGGTTCCGCTGGGTCTGCCGAGTCATATGCAGCTGGCGTATCCTATCGGTCCGGAACGCAGGCCGACGTATAATCCAGAGAGACCCGCGAGATCGGTTTCTAGTGACGAATCTGTTGATATACGTTATCGCAGCAGGTTTGTGTAG
- a CDS encoding uncharacterized protein (EggNog:ENOG503PWW0), with the protein MKFTITAAALSLLGLASAAPAEVVAKQAHGATSAQVTNFSVTCGSSSCSYTARAVILPENVAVTFTHTTTGSTIPTNTGFFTSSDPAVFFRINKALSDYRFVLSDAHVVGSAVNLDYFSPGSQWTASSYSGPSSFTLS; encoded by the exons ATGAagttcaccatcaccgccgccgccctcagcctcctcggcctcgcctCTGCCGCTCCCGCCGAGGTAGTCGCCAAGCAGGCCCACGGCGCGACCAGTGCCCAAGTCACCAACTTTTCCGTCACCTGcggttcctcctcctgctc CTACACCGCCCGCGCGGTGATCCTCCCCGAGAACGTGGCCGTCACCttcacccacaccaccaccggctccACCATCCCGACCAACACCGGCTTCTTCACCAGCAGCGACCCCGCTGTCTTCTTCCGCATCAACAAGGCACTCAGCGACTACCGCTTTGTGTTGAGCGACGCTCATGTTGTTGGTTCGGCTGTCAACTTGGATTATTTCAGCCCTGGGTCGCAGTGGACTGCTAGCTCCTACAGcgggccttcttcttttacTCTTTCTTAA
- a CDS encoding uncharacterized protein (EggNog:ENOG503P2K1) — protein sequence MSKGLGKHSWDVPITALTVKVMQIRLADQLLGSITHFAVKASLVFFFLRLFGTLTWVRVTCYGLLTLTFLAYGSYEVVVLAFCIPQPGEQWGNVVLARCATTAPATIAVNVCAVVAHLALFIMPFPIIAGLTLSRPKKKGLLVVLLIGFLYMEVFGTVIVACTPALPGLWSNVLSESAFFSSLRSRILGSRSRRTGDSNVSGSMPTARTYPPPTFQNESISKTSFRTGSQRELVGEEDGMDEYPLKTIQKTMSVNVSRAENNDGKTGGDGDARRKKSNGGWEELGEGNRESTVKGGNARW from the exons ATGAGCAAGGGCTTGGGGAAGCACTCCTGGGATGTCCCCATCACGGCCCTCACCGTCAAGGTGATGCAG ATTCGCCTAGCTGACCAGTTGCTCGGCTCCATCACCCACTTCGCAGTGAAGGCGtccctcgtcttcttctttttgcgtCTCTTCGGCACCCTGACCTGGGTCCGAGTGACCTGCTACGGACTCCTGACCTTGACGTTCCTAGCCTATGGCTCGTACGAGGTCGTCGTGCTTGCCTTTTGCATCCCCCAGCCAGGCGAGCAATGGGGTAACGTCGTCCTCGCGAGGTGTGCCACCACTGCCCCTGCCACCATCGCCGTCAATGTCTGCGCCGTGGTGGCCCATCTGGCCCTTTTCATTATgcccttccccatcatcgccgGGTTGACGTTGAGTCggcccaagaagaagggttTGCTGGTTGTGTTATTGATTGGATTCCT cTACATGGAAGTCTTTGGCACCGTCATCGTGGCCTGCACACCCGCCCTTCCGGGTCTCTGGAGCAACGTCCTCAGCGAATCAGCCTTCTTTTCATCCCTCCGCTCCCGCATTCTGGGGTCTCGCTCCCGCAGAACGGGCGATAGCAACGTCAGTGGCAGCATGCCCACCGCGAGAACGTACCCGCCGCCGACGTTCCAGAACGAGTCAATCTCCAAGACGTCGTTCAGGACTGGGTCGCAGAGGGAGCttgtgggagaggaagacggGATGGATGAGTATCCGTTGAAGACGATCCAGAAGACGATGAGCGTTAATGTGAGCAGGGCTGAGAACAATGATGGCAAGactgggggagatggtgatgcaaggaggaagaagagtaATGGCgggtgggaggagttgggggaggggaaccGTGAGAGTACTGTTAAGGGGGGGAATGCGAGGTGGTGA